In the Phaeobacter gallaeciensis genome, one interval contains:
- a CDS encoding DUF6505 family protein: protein MQLARAIHFDESDQNVFASPARTGEWCISGGFEFSNWGEADLTGKQRQAFSNGWMGLETGGRVTFVAVTKIEEAELETLTDLLAHHFVSYYGAPDVAAARPVAAEEIAHMADLCADHAPNTLLTVMRELTDAGVRESYRMIEAQSAGLEQFAIHGDIEG, encoded by the coding sequence ATGCAACTGGCCCGCGCCATCCATTTCGACGAGAGCGATCAAAACGTCTTTGCCAGCCCGGCCCGCACCGGCGAATGGTGCATCTCGGGCGGTTTTGAATTTTCCAACTGGGGCGAGGCGGATCTGACCGGCAAGCAGCGTCAGGCCTTTTCCAATGGCTGGATGGGGCTGGAAACCGGCGGGCGGGTGACCTTCGTCGCGGTGACCAAGATCGAAGAGGCCGAGTTGGAAACCCTGACCGACCTTCTGGCGCATCATTTTGTCAGCTACTACGGCGCGCCGGATGTGGCCGCCGCCCGCCCCGTGGCGGCCGAGGAGATCGCCCACATGGCCGACCTCTGCGCCGATCACGCGCCCAACACCCTGCTGACCGTGATGCGAGAGCTGACCGATGCGGGCGTGCGCGAAAGCTACCGGATGATCGAAGCGCAATCGGCAGGCCTTGAGCAATTCGCCATCCACGGTGATATCGAGGGCTGA
- a CDS encoding biotin/lipoate--protein ligase family protein produces MSEATPALSFPPLMSGEAVTGPEDPFETACKRAVLGCDAGLVVYNLAHDTLRAALVFAPEVPLTRAMAMLPTCGVGFQNALGALAPPEVAVHLDWGGAIRINGARCGRLRAAASTAAPNEEPDWLVIGLELPLWPKDEDGGAAPEDTALYAEGCADVEAPALVESWARHCLHWITRWEEDGSKPLHEEWRGLAHGIGEETRQNDLSGTFLGIDEDFGMLLRDGDTTHLIPLTTLLETP; encoded by the coding sequence ATGAGCGAGGCCACCCCTGCCCTGTCCTTTCCACCGCTGATGTCCGGCGAGGCGGTGACCGGCCCTGAGGACCCGTTCGAGACCGCCTGCAAACGGGCGGTCCTGGGCTGTGATGCCGGTCTGGTGGTCTATAATCTGGCGCATGACACCCTGCGCGCAGCACTGGTCTTTGCCCCCGAAGTGCCACTCACGCGCGCGATGGCGATGCTGCCCACCTGCGGCGTCGGTTTTCAGAACGCGCTTGGCGCGCTGGCCCCGCCCGAGGTCGCGGTGCATCTGGACTGGGGCGGCGCGATCCGCATCAACGGTGCCCGCTGCGGCCGCTTGCGCGCCGCCGCCAGCACAGCCGCCCCCAACGAGGAACCCGACTGGCTGGTGATCGGGCTGGAGCTGCCGCTCTGGCCCAAAGACGAGGACGGCGGCGCCGCGCCCGAGGACACCGCGCTTTATGCCGAAGGCTGCGCCGATGTGGAGGCGCCTGCCCTGGTCGAAAGCTGGGCCCGCCACTGCTTGCACTGGATCACCCGCTGGGAAGAGGACGGCAGCAAACCGCTGCACGAAGAATGGCGCGGCCTCGCCCATGGTATCGGCGAAGAGACCCGGCAGAATGACCTCAGCGGCACCTTCCTTGGCATTGACGAGGATTTCGGCATGCTGCTGCGCGACGGCGACACCACCCATCTCATACCCCTGACAACGCTTCTGGAGACCCCGTGA
- the apbC gene encoding iron-sulfur cluster carrier protein ApbC, whose protein sequence is MSLTRETVLEALKTITDPVSGSDIVAAGIVRALNIEDGAVRFVLEVDPARAEAYAPVRDAAEAKVTALAGVEKVSALLTAHSTKAPPPDLKPKKAAQPQGPQKIPGVDRIIAVASGKGGVGKSTVSANLACALAAEGRRVGLLDADVYGPSQPRMLGVSGRPASPDGKTILPMRNHGVTMMSIGLMTNEDQAVVWRGPMLMGALQQMMMQVQWGALDVLIVDLPPGTGDVQMTLAQKAHVDGAIVVSTPQDVALIDARKGIDMFKQLHVPIVGLIENMSTHICSNCGHEEHIFGHGGVAAEAKKLNVPLLAEIPLHLDVRLAADGGAPVVVSKPDSPQAKAFQEVALGLIQRGAA, encoded by the coding sequence GTGTCCCTCACCCGTGAAACTGTCCTCGAGGCACTGAAGACCATCACCGACCCCGTCAGCGGCAGCGATATCGTCGCCGCCGGCATCGTGCGGGCCCTGAATATCGAAGACGGCGCCGTGCGTTTCGTGCTGGAAGTCGACCCGGCCCGCGCCGAGGCCTATGCCCCCGTGCGCGACGCGGCAGAGGCGAAGGTCACCGCCCTTGCAGGTGTGGAAAAGGTCTCGGCCCTGCTGACCGCCCATTCCACCAAGGCGCCGCCGCCGGATCTGAAACCGAAGAAAGCCGCCCAGCCCCAGGGACCGCAGAAGATCCCCGGCGTGGATCGCATCATCGCGGTCGCTTCGGGCAAGGGCGGCGTTGGCAAATCCACCGTCTCGGCGAACCTCGCCTGCGCGCTGGCTGCCGAAGGCCGCCGTGTCGGTCTGCTGGATGCGGATGTCTATGGCCCCTCGCAGCCGCGCATGCTGGGCGTGTCCGGCCGTCCCGCCAGCCCCGATGGCAAGACCATCCTGCCGATGCGCAACCACGGCGTCACCATGATGTCCATCGGCCTGATGACAAACGAGGATCAGGCCGTGGTCTGGCGCGGTCCGATGCTGATGGGCGCGCTGCAGCAGATGATGATGCAGGTGCAATGGGGCGCGCTGGATGTGCTGATCGTGGACCTGCCGCCGGGCACCGGCGATGTGCAGATGACCCTTGCGCAGAAGGCCCATGTGGATGGCGCCATCGTGGTCTCCACCCCGCAGGACGTTGCGCTGATCGACGCGCGCAAGGGCATCGACATGTTCAAACAGCTGCACGTGCCGATCGTCGGGCTGATCGAGAACATGTCCACCCATATCTGCTCCAACTGCGGCCATGAGGAACATATCTTTGGCCATGGGGGCGTCGCCGCCGAAGCCAAGAAGCTGAACGTGCCGCTCCTGGCTGAGATCCCGCTGCATCTGGACGTGCGCCTTGCCGCTGATGGCGGCGCGCCGGTGGTGGTCAGCAAACCCGACAGCCCGCAGGCCAAGGCATTCCAGGAGGTGGCGCTCGGCCTCATCCAACGGGGCGCCGCATGA
- a CDS encoding 4Fe-4S binding protein has product MAKQLILCDCSGSQEIDSERLSDVTGLSCSKMHSALCTSQTDSAAAAIGAGDAVICCTQEQRLFEEIAGEIGAPSPAFLDLRDRAGWTADEGDLLPKMSALVAEAALDTSAAKTVDVVSEGLCLIVGSGDVALAAAKRLQESLAVTVLLTGDDEPPMSRDFDVVRGQLRQASGALGQFQVTIDALQQLDTTGRSWSWTAPRDGGRSECDIILDLTGGTPLFPAHEKREGYLRADPKGVQAVADAVLEASQLVGTFEKPLYVRSEPLLCAHSRASQTGCTNCLDVCPTGAISPNGDHVSIDPMICAGCGACASLCPSGSITYDAPPTDTLMRRIQVLAKAYLDAGGSAPRLLVVNEHGAEMIRLAARFGRGLPADVLPLELEAMNTFGHAEILAALAAGFAHVSLLMSPKVDRAVQERELTLAQAIAGDKATLLDLNDPDALSDALFGAEVPAPINEPLRPMGTRRQITRQAARALAPEADMLPLPDDAPYGAVLVDTDSCTLCLSCVSLCPSGALGDNPDLPQLRFQEDACLRCGLCANVCPEQAISYEPRLNLQPEALSQVVVHEEEPFACVECGTLFGVKSTIERITEKLAGKHAMFATSDAARMIQMCDDCRVNAQFHQENNPFEGKERPRVRTTADYLSKRRDH; this is encoded by the coding sequence ATGGCCAAGCAGTTGATTCTATGCGATTGTTCCGGATCTCAGGAGATCGATTCGGAGCGACTTTCCGACGTCACGGGATTGTCATGTTCAAAGATGCATTCGGCCCTTTGCACCAGCCAGACCGACAGCGCTGCCGCTGCAATCGGTGCCGGAGACGCGGTCATTTGCTGCACTCAGGAACAGCGCCTTTTCGAGGAGATCGCGGGCGAGATCGGTGCCCCCTCTCCGGCCTTCCTCGACCTCAGGGACAGGGCCGGATGGACCGCCGATGAGGGCGATTTGCTACCCAAAATGTCCGCCCTCGTGGCCGAGGCGGCGCTAGATACCTCGGCGGCCAAGACCGTCGATGTGGTGTCCGAGGGCCTGTGCCTGATCGTCGGCTCGGGCGATGTGGCGCTGGCCGCCGCCAAACGGTTGCAGGAAAGTCTGGCCGTGACGGTGCTGCTGACCGGTGACGACGAACCGCCGATGAGCCGCGACTTCGACGTGGTGCGGGGACAGCTGCGGCAGGCCTCTGGCGCGCTTGGCCAGTTTCAGGTCACCATCGACGCCTTGCAGCAGCTCGACACCACCGGCCGCAGCTGGAGCTGGACAGCCCCCCGCGATGGTGGTCGCTCGGAATGCGATATCATTCTGGACCTGACCGGCGGCACGCCGCTGTTCCCGGCCCATGAAAAACGCGAAGGATACCTGCGTGCCGACCCCAAGGGCGTGCAGGCGGTGGCCGATGCAGTGCTGGAGGCCAGCCAACTGGTCGGCACCTTCGAAAAACCGCTCTACGTGCGCAGCGAACCGCTGCTCTGCGCCCATTCACGTGCCAGCCAGACCGGCTGCACCAATTGTCTTGATGTCTGCCCTACCGGCGCCATCAGCCCCAATGGCGATCACGTCAGCATCGACCCGATGATCTGCGCCGGCTGCGGCGCCTGTGCCTCGCTTTGTCCCTCTGGCTCGATCACCTATGACGCGCCGCCCACCGATACGCTGATGCGCCGCATTCAGGTGCTGGCAAAGGCCTATCTCGATGCCGGGGGCAGCGCCCCGCGCCTCTTGGTGGTGAACGAACACGGCGCCGAGATGATCCGCCTTGCGGCCCGGTTCGGACGCGGGCTGCCTGCCGATGTGCTGCCGCTGGAGCTGGAAGCGATGAATACCTTTGGTCATGCCGAAATCCTCGCGGCACTGGCCGCCGGATTTGCCCATGTGTCGCTGCTGATGTCGCCCAAGGTGGACCGCGCAGTGCAGGAGCGTGAGCTGACCCTGGCCCAGGCCATCGCGGGCGACAAGGCCACGCTGCTGGACCTGAACGACCCTGACGCGCTGAGCGATGCGCTGTTTGGCGCCGAAGTGCCCGCGCCGATAAATGAGCCGTTGCGCCCCATGGGCACCCGCCGCCAGATCACCCGTCAGGCCGCTCGCGCGCTGGCGCCTGAGGCCGACATGCTGCCCCTGCCGGATGATGCGCCCTATGGCGCAGTGCTGGTCGATACCGACAGCTGCACCCTGTGCCTGTCCTGCGTCTCCCTTTGCCCCTCCGGCGCGCTGGGGGACAATCCCGACCTGCCACAGCTGCGGTTCCAAGAGGACGCCTGCCTGCGATGCGGCCTCTGCGCCAATGTCTGCCCTGAACAGGCGATCAGCTATGAACCGCGCCTGAACCTCCAACCCGAAGCGCTAAGCCAGGTGGTGGTGCACGAAGAAGAACCCTTTGCCTGCGTCGAGTGCGGCACGCTGTTCGGGGTGAAATCCACCATCGAACGGATCACCGAAAAACTGGCCGGAAAACACGCGATGTTCGCCACCTCGGATGCGGCACGGATGATCCAGATGTGCGACGATTGCCGGGTCAACGCGCAGTTCCATCAGGAAAACAATCCCTTCGAAGGCAAGGAGCGCCCGCGCGTACGCACCACGGCCGATTACCTCAGCAAGCGCCGCGATCACTGA
- a CDS encoding DUF3305 domain-containing protein — protein sequence MPLGIVLRRTPGVTRWARWSWKVAGVLPAARSADWQLLREEDGASEFHAATLPLELHRADAEAYMHGLTAEPPCVYVVMRESDDADRPLEMTLVTASPYEAQDYADSGEELVEKVPMPSGLVAWVREFALAHFKEEEFKKRRRDKRTVGEAEDGIGDPRIAQLTDVYRSPALVKKGRLQ from the coding sequence ATGCCGCTTGGCATCGTACTTCGCCGGACCCCGGGGGTGACCCGCTGGGCACGATGGTCTTGGAAGGTGGCAGGCGTCTTGCCCGCAGCCCGGTCCGCAGACTGGCAATTGCTGCGCGAGGAAGACGGCGCCAGCGAATTCCACGCCGCGACACTGCCGCTGGAACTGCACCGCGCCGATGCCGAAGCCTATATGCACGGGCTGACCGCCGAACCGCCCTGTGTCTACGTTGTGATGCGTGAAAGCGATGATGCCGACCGCCCGCTGGAAATGACGCTGGTCACCGCCTCTCCTTACGAGGCGCAGGACTATGCCGACAGCGGCGAGGAACTTGTGGAGAAGGTGCCGATGCCCTCTGGTCTTGTGGCCTGGGTGCGGGAATTCGCGCTGGCGCATTTCAAGGAAGAGGAATTCAAGAAACGCCGCCGTGACAAGCGCACCGTGGGGGAGGCCGAGGATGGCATTGGCGATCCGCGCATCGCGCAGCTGACCGACGTGTACCGCTCGCCCGCCCTGGTCAAGAAGGGGCGCCTGCAATGA
- a CDS encoding DUF3306 domain-containing protein, with product MSRDFWSRRKAAVEAEAAAEARAEAAVEAAERDAALEEKSDAEILAELELPDPDTLEEGDDFKVFLRDVVPARIRTRALRRLWRLNPVLANIDGLVDYGEDFTDSAMVVEGMQTAYQVGKGMTKHVEELARQAAEKAEAEAAVAAAPAEGAPEEGAESEEQGTDIVAETSEVVAAGPAQTADDWNATRQEPQTEADPSGDSGDTAPGNMMPRRMRFSFDGSQSQIRGTA from the coding sequence ATGAGCCGCGATTTCTGGTCCCGCCGCAAGGCCGCCGTAGAGGCCGAAGCCGCAGCCGAAGCCCGCGCAGAGGCTGCTGTTGAGGCAGCAGAACGCGACGCGGCGCTGGAGGAAAAGAGCGACGCCGAGATACTGGCTGAGCTGGAATTGCCCGATCCCGACACGCTGGAGGAAGGCGACGATTTCAAGGTCTTCCTGCGTGACGTGGTTCCGGCCCGCATTCGCACCCGCGCCCTGCGCCGCCTGTGGCGTCTGAACCCGGTGCTGGCCAATATCGACGGGCTGGTCGATTACGGTGAGGATTTCACCGACAGCGCCATGGTCGTGGAGGGCATGCAGACCGCCTATCAGGTGGGCAAGGGCATGACCAAACACGTCGAGGAACTGGCCCGTCAGGCAGCAGAAAAGGCCGAGGCCGAAGCGGCAGTCGCCGCTGCACCCGCCGAAGGCGCACCCGAAGAGGGCGCAGAAAGCGAAGAGCAGGGCACAGACATCGTTGCGGAGACCTCTGAGGTCGTCGCTGCCGGGCCTGCACAGACCGCCGACGACTGGAACGCCACCCGGCAAGAGCCGCAGACCGAGGCTGACCCGAGCGGGGATTCCGGTGATACTGCCCCCGGGAACATGATGCCGCGCCGGATGCGCTTTTCCTTTGATGGAAGCCAGAGCCAGATCCGGGGCACGGCATGA
- a CDS encoding TorD/DmsD family molecular chaperone produces the protein MNKEQDMTATADAAAPLVSEEDRLRADLYNFLGLILASPPDEFLLGQTAGLQGDDTDLGVAINALAKIAKLSKPPAVEREFNKLFIGLGRGELLPYASYYLTGFLNEKPLAQLRRDMAARGMTRAQNVYEPEDNIASLMEMMGALIAGRFGEPASLADQKTFFNTHIGPWAGHFFSDLEKAKNSVLYASVGAVGRVFMEIEAEGFRMSAEKSA, from the coding sequence ATGAACAAGGAGCAAGACATGACAGCCACCGCTGATGCCGCAGCGCCGTTGGTAAGCGAAGAGGACCGCCTGCGCGCGGATCTGTATAATTTCCTGGGTCTCATCCTGGCGTCGCCGCCGGATGAGTTCCTGCTGGGGCAGACCGCTGGTCTGCAGGGGGATGACACCGATCTGGGCGTGGCGATCAACGCGCTGGCCAAGATCGCCAAACTGTCGAAGCCGCCCGCGGTAGAGCGTGAGTTCAACAAGCTGTTCATCGGCCTCGGCCGGGGCGAGCTGCTGCCCTATGCCAGCTACTACCTGACCGGGTTCCTGAATGAAAAACCGCTGGCGCAGCTGCGCCGGGACATGGCAGCGCGGGGCATGACCCGGGCGCAGAACGTCTATGAGCCCGAAGACAATATCGCCTCGCTGATGGAAATGATGGGGGCACTGATCGCGGGCCGCTTTGGCGAACCTGCCTCGCTGGCCGATCAGAAGACCTTCTTCAACACCCATATCGGCCCCTGGGCCGGTCACTTCTTTTCGGATCTCGAGAAGGCAAAGAACTCGGTTCTCTATGCCTCGGTCGGCGCTGTCGGCCGGGTGTTCATGGAGATCGAGGCCGAAGGGTTCCGGATGAGCGCGGAGAAATCCGCATGA
- a CDS encoding twin-arginine translocation pathway signal protein, producing the protein MTKKAEAASSRRDFLKIAATTAPLAAVAVATTGGEAEAAAPDLAKETMQDTAHTRAYYESVRF; encoded by the coding sequence ATGACCAAGAAAGCAGAGGCAGCATCGAGCCGCCGCGACTTTCTGAAGATCGCCGCAACCACGGCGCCGCTGGCAGCGGTGGCGGTTGCGACGACCGGGGGCGAGGCCGAGGCCGCCGCACCCGATCTTGCAAAGGAGACGATGCAGGATACCGCGCATACCCGCGCCTATTACGAAAGCGTCCGGTTCTAA
- a CDS encoding formate dehydrogenase subunit alpha gives MLRKKTNGVARRPQRTSILSNVAETSVDRRAFLRGSGLAIGGLAAISATGGSVTQANAATAAAGAVETVKSVCTHCSVGCTVVAEVQNGVWVGQEPGWDSPFNLGAHCAKGASVREHAHGERRLKYPMKKENGEWKRISWDQAINEIGDGMMQIREESGPDSVYWLGSAKHNNEQAYLFRKFAAYWGTNNVDHQARICHSTTVAGVANTWGYGAMTNSYNDIHNSKAIFIIGGNPAEAHPVSLLHVLKAKEQNNAPLIVCDPRFTRTAAHADEYVRFRPGTDVALVWGILWHIFENGWEDKEFIRTRVWGMDQIREEVAKWTPEEVERVTGTPGSQLRRVARTMANNRPGTVIWCMGGTQHTTGNNNTRAYCVLQLALGNMGASGGGTNIFRGHDNVQGATDLGVLSHTLPGYYGLSKGAWAHWARVWEEDPEWLAGQFDTLKGADGKDKSLQNLTGIPVSRWIDGILEDKENMDQPNNVRAMVLWGHAPNSQTRMTEMKTAMEKLDMLVVVDPYPTVSAVLHDREDGVYLLPACTQFETRGSVTASNRSFQWRDKVVDPLFESLPDHVIMAKFANKFGWADRLFRNIEMEDAETPNIESITREFNKGLWTIGYTGQSPERLKKHMANQHTFDRTTLRAVGGPADGDYYGLPWPCWGTPEMNHPGTPNLYDMSKPVSEGGLTFRARFGVERDGDNLLAEGVYSVGSEIQDGYPEFTMQMLMDLGWDSDLTDEERAAIDAVAGPKTNWKTDLSGGIQRVAIKHECAPFGNAKARAVVWTFPDPVPVHREPLYTNRRDLVADYPTYEDRKFYRLPTMYASIQKKDVSQDFPIILTSGRLVEYEGGGDETRSNPWLAELQQDMFVEINPRDANNLGVRDGEQCWVEGPEGGKVKVMAMVTERVGEGVAFMPFHFGGHFQGEDQRHKYPDGADPYVLGESTNTAQTYGYDSVTQMQETKCTLCKIMPA, from the coding sequence ATGCTTAGGAAAAAGACCAACGGGGTTGCGAGACGCCCCCAGCGGACCAGTATCCTGTCCAACGTCGCGGAAACATCCGTCGACCGCCGCGCCTTTCTGCGCGGCTCCGGCCTGGCCATCGGCGGCCTGGCTGCCATCAGCGCCACCGGCGGGTCGGTGACCCAGGCCAATGCGGCCACCGCTGCGGCGGGCGCTGTTGAAACCGTAAAATCCGTCTGCACCCACTGCTCGGTCGGCTGTACCGTCGTAGCAGAAGTTCAGAACGGTGTCTGGGTCGGGCAGGAACCCGGCTGGGACAGCCCGTTCAACCTCGGCGCCCATTGCGCCAAGGGTGCATCGGTGCGCGAGCACGCCCATGGCGAGCGTCGTCTCAAGTACCCGATGAAGAAAGAGAACGGCGAGTGGAAGCGCATCAGCTGGGATCAGGCCATCAACGAGATCGGCGACGGCATGATGCAGATCCGCGAGGAAAGCGGACCTGACAGCGTCTACTGGCTCGGCTCGGCCAAGCATAACAACGAACAGGCCTACCTGTTCCGCAAGTTCGCCGCCTATTGGGGCACGAACAACGTGGATCACCAGGCACGGATCTGTCACTCCACCACCGTTGCGGGTGTTGCAAACACATGGGGCTACGGCGCCATGACCAACAGCTACAACGATATCCATAACTCCAAGGCGATCTTCATCATCGGCGGCAACCCGGCCGAGGCGCACCCCGTCTCGCTGTTGCACGTGCTGAAGGCCAAGGAGCAGAACAACGCGCCGCTGATCGTCTGCGATCCGCGTTTCACCCGTACCGCGGCCCATGCCGACGAATATGTGCGCTTCCGTCCCGGCACCGATGTGGCGCTTGTCTGGGGCATCCTGTGGCACATCTTCGAAAACGGCTGGGAAGACAAAGAGTTCATCCGCACCCGTGTCTGGGGCATGGACCAGATCCGCGAGGAAGTGGCCAAGTGGACCCCCGAAGAGGTCGAGCGCGTCACCGGCACGCCCGGCAGTCAGCTGCGCCGGGTTGCGCGCACCATGGCCAACAACCGTCCCGGCACCGTGATCTGGTGTATGGGCGGCACCCAGCACACCACCGGTAACAACAACACCCGCGCATACTGCGTGCTTCAGCTTGCGCTGGGCAACATGGGTGCATCGGGTGGCGGCACCAATATCTTCCGCGGCCATGACAACGTGCAGGGTGCAACCGACCTTGGCGTTCTGTCGCACACGCTGCCGGGCTACTATGGCCTGTCCAAAGGCGCCTGGGCGCATTGGGCGCGGGTCTGGGAAGAAGATCCCGAATGGCTGGCAGGCCAGTTCGACACGCTGAAAGGCGCGGACGGCAAGGACAAGAGCCTGCAGAACCTGACGGGTATTCCGGTCAGCCGCTGGATCGATGGTATCCTTGAAGACAAGGAAAACATGGATCAGCCGAACAACGTTCGGGCCATGGTTCTGTGGGGCCACGCGCCCAACTCGCAGACCCGGATGACGGAAATGAAGACGGCGATGGAAAAGCTGGACATGCTGGTCGTTGTCGACCCGTATCCCACCGTTTCCGCCGTGCTGCATGACCGCGAAGACGGTGTCTACCTGCTGCCGGCCTGTACCCAGTTCGAAACCCGCGGTTCCGTGACCGCGTCGAACCGGTCGTTCCAGTGGCGCGACAAGGTGGTGGATCCGCTGTTCGAAAGCCTGCCCGATCACGTGATCATGGCGAAATTCGCCAACAAGTTCGGCTGGGCGGATCGGCTGTTCCGCAATATCGAGATGGAAGACGCGGAAACGCCGAACATCGAGAGCATCACCCGCGAGTTCAACAAGGGTCTGTGGACCATCGGCTATACCGGTCAAAGCCCGGAACGGCTGAAGAAGCACATGGCCAACCAGCACACCTTTGACCGCACCACGCTGCGCGCGGTGGGTGGCCCGGCCGATGGCGACTACTACGGTTTGCCCTGGCCCTGCTGGGGAACGCCTGAGATGAACCACCCGGGCACGCCGAACCTTTATGACATGTCCAAACCGGTCTCCGAAGGTGGTCTCACCTTCCGCGCCCGTTTCGGCGTGGAGCGGGACGGTGACAACCTGCTGGCCGAAGGCGTCTATTCCGTGGGCTCTGAAATCCAGGACGGCTATCCTGAATTCACCATGCAGATGCTGATGGATCTCGGCTGGGACAGCGACCTGACCGACGAGGAACGCGCTGCGATTGATGCTGTGGCGGGTCCCAAGACCAACTGGAAAACCGACCTTTCCGGCGGCATCCAGCGGGTCGCGATCAAGCACGAATGCGCGCCCTTCGGCAACGCCAAGGCCCGTGCCGTCGTGTGGACCTTCCCGGATCCGGTGCCGGTTCACCGCGAACCGCTCTATACCAACCGCCGGGATCTGGTTGCGGATTATCCGACCTACGAGGATCGCAAATTCTATCGTCTGCCGACGATGTATGCCTCGATCCAGAAGAAGGATGTCTCGCAGGACTTCCCGATCATTCTCACATCCGGCCGTCTGGTCGAATACGAGGGTGGCGGCGACGAGACCCGCTCCAACCCCTGGCTGGCCGAGCTTCAGCAGGACATGTTCGTGGAAATCAACCCGCGCGATGCCAATAACCTTGGCGTGCGGGATGGCGAACAGTGCTGGGTCGAAGGTCCCGAGGGCGGCAAGGTCAAGGTCATGGCCATGGTCACCGAACGGGTCGGCGAGGGCGTTGCCTTCATGCCGTTCCACTTTGGCGGTCATTTCCAGGGCGAGGACCAGCGGCACAAATATCCCGACGGCGCTGATCCATATGTGCTGGGCGAAAGCACCAACACGGCTCAGACCTACGGGTATGACAGTGTGACCCAGATGCAGGAGACCAAGTGTACTCTCTGCAAAATCATGCCAGCGTAA
- the fdh3B gene encoding formate dehydrogenase FDH3 subunit beta has translation MARAKFLCDAERCIECNACVTACKNEHEVPWGINRRRVVTINDGKPGERSISVACMHCSDAPCMAVCPVDCFYQNEEGVVLHSKDLCIGCGYCFYACPFGAPQYPQAGNFGSRGKMDKCTFCAGGPEENHSNAEFSKYGRNRIAEGKLPICAEMCSTKALLAGDGDVVSAVYRERVVARGFGSGAWGWGTAYEQKGG, from the coding sequence ATGGCAAGAGCGAAGTTTCTCTGCGATGCCGAACGCTGCATCGAATGTAACGCCTGTGTCACCGCCTGTAAGAACGAGCATGAGGTGCCCTGGGGTATCAACCGCCGCCGCGTTGTGACCATCAATGATGGCAAGCCCGGCGAACGGTCGATCTCGGTCGCCTGTATGCATTGTTCGGACGCGCCCTGTATGGCCGTTTGCCCAGTGGACTGCTTCTACCAGAACGAGGAAGGGGTGGTTCTGCACTCCAAGGACCTCTGCATCGGTTGTGGTTACTGCTTCTACGCGTGCCCCTTTGGCGCGCCGCAGTACCCGCAGGCAGGCAACTTTGGCAGCCGTGGCAAGATGGACAAATGCACCTTCTGCGCCGGTGGCCCGGAGGAGAACCACTCCAACGCGGAGTTCTCCAAATACGGCCGCAACCGGATCGCCGAGGGCAAGCTGCCCATCTGCGCCGAAATGTGCTCGACCAAGGCGCTGCTCGCCGGTGACGGCGACGTGGTGTCTGCCGTCTACCGCGAACGCGTCGTGGCGCGCGGATTCGGCTCGGGTGCTTGGGGCTGGGGCACGGCTTACGAGCAAAAGGGCGGCTAA